Proteins encoded within one genomic window of Bemisia tabaci chromosome 2, PGI_BMITA_v3:
- the Gip gene encoding putative hydroxypyruvate isomerase, producing MLKNLSSVSTSLKSPTSCTNSLFGCKIHCSKMATRKLLCCANLPFLFPEEGDLLPRFNAASKCGFKAVEFPFPEELNAADVAHSMKENNLTVVMMNSSKSGSINGFAAIPGMEAQFLTSLSKSVEFCKALNCSKLHVVAGVVEKPSVDHDQTYEKNIRMAVDICEKKGITVLIEPISPTALPNYYLNNFDRAVALIKKINNPFLKLQVDFFHLQLMKGNLANNIKDWFPLIGHIQVAQVPDRNEPDTPGEINFHYIFDLLSELKYKEWIGFEYKPATVGNVAAGLGFLDKMDLTI from the exons ATGTTAAAGAACCTCAGCAGTGTCAGTACCTCTCTGAAGTCTCCGACTTCGTGTACCAATTCATTGTTTGGCTGCAAAATTCACTG ttcaaaaatGGCGACCAGAAAACTTCTCTGCTGTGCGAATCTGCCGTTCCTGTTCCCGGAGGAAGGAGATCTACTTCCTCGCTTTAATGCAGCAAGCAAGTGTGGATTTAAAGCAGTAGAGTTCCCATTTCCAGAAGAACTGAATGCAGCCGATGTAGCTCATAGTATGAAGGAAAACAACCTGACTGTGGTGATGATGAACTCAAGTAAATCGGGAAGTATAAATGGATTTGCAGCAATCCCAGGCATGGAAGCCCAGTTTCTAACCTCTCTCAGCAAGTCTGTCGAGTTTTGTAAAGCTCTAAACTGCTCTAAATTACATGTAGTTGCTGGCGTTGTAGAAAAACCATCTGTGGACCATGACCAAACGTATGAGAAGAACATTAGGATGGCAGTGgatatttgtgaaaaaaaag GGATTACAGTTTTAATTGAGCCTATCAGCCCAACGGCATTGCCTAACTACTACCTAAATAATTTTGATAGAGCTGTTGCATTaatcaagaaaataaataaCCCATTTTTAAAGCTGCAAGTAGACTTCTTTCATCTGCAATTAATGAAGGGCAACTTAGCAAATAACATTAAAGACTGGTTTCCATTGATTGGTCACATTCAAGTAGCCCAAGTTCCGGATCGAAATGAGCCTGACACTCCTGGTGAAATCAATTTTCATTATATCTTTGATTTGTTGTCGGAATTAAAGTACAAGGAATGGATTGGGTTTGAATACAAGCCTGCTACTGTTGGTAATGTTGCTGCTGGACTGGGTTTTTTGGATAAGATGGATCTTACAATTTAG
- the LOC109034977 gene encoding uncharacterized protein — MSSRTMKKAMQSKEYKFRSSVHRSKALIPWFGDRIEIRCMAVLLCSFICMLTAELLKCGKMVLPKRSFTSEDVSQALRAANLSAADIPRMMLTSKDF; from the exons ATGAGCAGCCGAACTATGAAAAAAGCAATGCAGAGTAAAGAATATAAGTTTCGAAGTTCAGTGCATAGATCTAAAGCCTTAATTCCCTGGTTTGGAGATAGGATCGAAATCAG ATGCATGGCCGTATTGTTATGCTCTTTCATATGTATGCTGACTGCTGAATTGCTAAAGTGCGGAAAAATG GTTCTCCCAAAACGCAGCTTCACATCAGAAGATGTTAGCCAAGCCTTGAGAGCAGCAAATCTCAGTGCTGCTGACATTCCACGTATGATGCTCACATCAAAAGATTTCTAA